The following coding sequences lie in one Cupriavidus sp. WKF15 genomic window:
- the tsf gene encoding translation elongation factor Ts: protein MAAITASMVAELRAKTDAPMMECKKALTEAEGDLNKAEELLRVKLGNKASKAASRVTAEGVVASFIDGTTGVLVELNCETDFVSKNDDFLAFSAKVAELIAKQNPADVAALSALEIDGVSVEATRTALIGKIGENLTIRRFVRYANGGKLVSYLHGTRIGVMVEFDGDEAAAKDVAMHVAAMKPVSLSADQVPADLIAKERSIAEQKAAESGKPAEIAAKMVEGSVQKYLKEVSLFNQPFVKNDKQTVEQMLKAANTTVKGFTLYVVGEGIEKKQDDFAAEVAAQVAAAQKG, encoded by the coding sequence ATGGCGGCAATTACCGCAAGCATGGTGGCTGAACTGCGCGCGAAGACCGACGCGCCGATGATGGAATGCAAGAAGGCCCTGACCGAGGCCGAAGGCGACCTGAACAAGGCCGAAGAGCTGCTGCGCGTCAAGCTGGGCAACAAGGCCAGCAAGGCCGCGTCGCGCGTGACCGCTGAAGGCGTGGTGGCCTCGTTCATCGACGGCACCACCGGTGTCCTGGTCGAATTGAACTGCGAGACCGATTTCGTCTCCAAGAACGACGACTTCCTGGCGTTCTCGGCCAAGGTCGCCGAGCTGATCGCCAAGCAGAACCCGGCCGACGTGGCTGCGCTGTCGGCGCTGGAAATCGACGGCGTGAGCGTCGAGGCCACCCGTACCGCCCTGATCGGCAAGATCGGCGAGAACCTGACGATCCGCCGCTTTGTCCGCTACGCCAATGGCGGCAAGCTGGTTTCGTACCTGCACGGCACCCGCATCGGCGTGATGGTCGAGTTCGACGGCGACGAAGCCGCCGCCAAGGACGTCGCCATGCACGTGGCCGCCATGAAGCCGGTGTCGCTGTCGGCTGACCAGGTTCCCGCGGACCTGATCGCCAAGGAGCGCAGCATCGCCGAGCAGAAGGCTGCCGAGTCGGGCAAGCCGGCCGAAATCGCCGCCAAGATGGTGGAAGGTTCGGTCCAGAAGTACCTGAAGGAAGTGTCGCTGTTCAACCAGCCGTTCGTGAAGAACGACAAGCAGACCGTCGAGCAGATGCTCAAGGCTGCCAACACGACCGTGAAGGGCTTCACCCTGTACGTGGTGGGCGAAGGCATCGAGAAGAAGCAAGACGACTTCGCTGCCGAAGTGGCTGCCCAGGTGGCCGCTGCACAGAAGGGCTGA
- the pyrH gene encoding UMP kinase: MPAYKRVLLKLSGEALMGDDAFGINRATIEGMVNDIAEIVKLGVQVAVVIGGGNIFRGVAGGAAGMDRATADYMGMLATMMNALALQDAMRHANIEGRVQSALRMDQVVEPYIRPRAIRQLEEGKVVIFAAGTGNPFFTTDTAAALRGAEIGAEIVLKATKVDGVYTADPKKDPSATRYSTISFDEAISRNLQVMDATAFALCRDQKLPIKVFSIVKPGALKRVVLGEDEGTLVHV, encoded by the coding sequence ATGCCAGCCTACAAGCGCGTCCTACTGAAACTCTCCGGTGAAGCCCTCATGGGCGATGATGCCTTCGGCATCAACCGCGCCACCATCGAAGGGATGGTCAATGACATTGCCGAGATCGTGAAGCTCGGCGTCCAGGTGGCGGTCGTGATCGGCGGCGGCAATATCTTCCGCGGCGTCGCGGGCGGTGCCGCCGGCATGGATCGCGCCACGGCCGACTACATGGGCATGCTGGCCACCATGATGAATGCGCTGGCCCTGCAGGACGCCATGCGCCACGCCAATATCGAAGGCCGCGTCCAGTCCGCGCTGCGCATGGACCAGGTGGTCGAGCCCTACATCCGCCCGCGCGCCATCCGCCAGCTCGAAGAGGGCAAGGTGGTGATCTTCGCCGCCGGCACCGGCAACCCGTTTTTCACCACCGACACGGCCGCGGCGCTGCGCGGCGCGGAGATCGGCGCCGAGATCGTGCTCAAGGCGACCAAGGTGGACGGCGTGTACACGGCCGACCCGAAGAAGGACCCGAGTGCCACGCGCTACAGCACGATTTCGTTCGACGAGGCCATCTCGCGCAACCTGCAGGTCATGGACGCCACGGCTTTCGCGCTGTGCCGCGACCAGAAGCTGCCGATCAAGGTCTTCTCCATCGTCAAGCCGGGCGCGCTCAAGCGCGTGGTCCTGGGCGAGGACGAGGGTACGCTGGTCCACGTCTGA
- the frr gene encoding ribosome recycling factor, which produces MSVAETKKSVEQKMQKSIEAFKADLAKVRTGRAHTGLLDHVQVDYYGSMVPISQVANIGLGDARTITVQPWEKKMVGAVEKAIRDCDLGLNPATMGEVIRVPMPPLTEERRKELTKVVKSEAEGAKVAVRNLRRDANEQFKKLVKDKAISEDDERRGQDDVQKLTDKFVAEIDKMVAEKEKEIMTV; this is translated from the coding sequence ATGAGCGTCGCCGAAACCAAGAAGAGCGTCGAGCAGAAGATGCAGAAGTCGATCGAGGCCTTCAAGGCCGATCTGGCCAAAGTCCGCACCGGCCGTGCCCACACCGGCCTGCTCGACCACGTACAGGTGGATTACTACGGTTCGATGGTGCCGATCAGCCAGGTGGCGAACATCGGCCTGGGAGATGCCCGCACCATTACCGTCCAGCCTTGGGAAAAGAAGATGGTTGGCGCGGTCGAGAAGGCCATCCGCGACTGCGACCTGGGCCTGAACCCGGCCACCATGGGCGAAGTTATCCGCGTGCCGATGCCGCCGCTGACCGAAGAGCGCCGCAAGGAGCTGACGAAGGTGGTCAAGAGCGAGGCCGAAGGCGCCAAGGTGGCGGTGCGCAACCTGCGCCGCGACGCCAACGAGCAGTTCAAGAAGCTGGTCAAGGACAAGGCCATCTCCGAAGACGACGAGCGCCGCGGCCAGGACGACGTGCAGAAGCTGACCGACAAGTTCGTGGCCGAAATCGACAAGATGGTCGCCGAAAAGGAAAAGGAGATCATGACGGTCTGA
- a CDS encoding isoprenyl transferase yields MQHISSTLAVPDTTYVPRHVAIIMDGNGRWATQRHLPRVAGHSRGLDAVRAVVEASAARGVQFLTLFAFSSENWRRPADEVSFLMRLFMTALRREVVKMHANNIRVRVVGDLSRFSPRIQQLIKDAEARTAGNSGMTVTIAANYGGRWDLLQAMRKMLARAPMLDPDSIDESVLAPHLVMSYAPEPDLFIRTGGEQRISNFLLWQLAYSELYFTDVYWPDFDAAELDKAFASYRQRERRFGRTSAQLVAPGLSGTA; encoded by the coding sequence ATGCAGCACATCAGTTCTACGCTCGCCGTCCCTGACACCACCTATGTGCCCCGCCACGTTGCCATCATCATGGATGGCAACGGCCGCTGGGCGACGCAGCGCCATCTGCCGCGCGTGGCCGGTCACAGCCGCGGGCTGGACGCCGTGCGCGCCGTCGTGGAAGCCAGCGCCGCCCGCGGCGTGCAATTCCTGACACTGTTTGCGTTCAGCTCCGAGAACTGGCGCCGTCCCGCGGACGAGGTTTCGTTCCTGATGCGCCTGTTCATGACCGCTCTGCGCCGCGAAGTGGTCAAGATGCACGCAAACAATATCCGCGTGCGCGTGGTAGGGGACCTGAGCCGCTTCAGCCCGCGCATCCAGCAGCTGATCAAGGATGCCGAAGCGCGCACGGCGGGCAATAGCGGCATGACCGTAACCATCGCCGCCAACTACGGCGGCCGGTGGGACCTGCTGCAGGCCATGCGCAAGATGCTGGCCCGCGCGCCGATGCTCGACCCCGATTCGATCGACGAGTCGGTGCTGGCGCCACACCTGGTCATGTCCTATGCGCCGGAGCCGGACCTGTTCATCCGTACCGGAGGCGAACAGCGCATCAGCAATTTCCTGTTGTGGCAACTGGCCTATTCCGAGCTCTATTTCACCGACGTCTACTGGCCGGACTTCGACGCCGCCGAGCTGGACAAGGCCTTTGCCTCGTACCGCCAGCGTGAACGCCGCTTCGGCCGTACCAGCGCCCAGCTGGTTGCGCCGGGGCTGTCCGGCACTGCCTGA
- a CDS encoding phosphatidate cytidylyltransferase, producing MLLTRVITALCLLLLILPILFLAPPSGLAGLVAVIVLLGGWEFGRLIGLRGPWPYVYAVACLVALIAWHDLPARHGLDWLLRAAVACWGVALVLLARGVRKATAGFTVLGAILGLIMLPAFGHATMILRGAGIGVLLTAAVLVWAADIGAYFVGKAIGRRKLAPSISPGKSWEGAMGGWLLAMLIGLSLAATHAFAPTWFSVMADHGGLALVALLTTLLVAASIIGDLFESLLKRQVGIKDSSRLLPGHGGVLDRIDALVPVFPLAALMVTYF from the coding sequence ATGCTTCTCACCCGCGTCATCACCGCCCTGTGCCTGTTGCTGCTGATTCTGCCGATCCTGTTCCTGGCGCCGCCTTCGGGGCTGGCCGGCCTCGTCGCGGTGATCGTGCTGCTCGGCGGCTGGGAATTCGGGCGGCTGATCGGCCTGCGCGGCCCCTGGCCGTACGTCTATGCTGTGGCCTGCCTGGTGGCCCTGATCGCCTGGCATGACCTGCCGGCCCGTCATGGCCTGGACTGGCTGCTGCGGGCAGCCGTGGCCTGCTGGGGTGTTGCGCTGGTACTGCTCGCGCGCGGCGTGCGCAAGGCAACGGCGGGGTTCACGGTACTGGGCGCTATTCTCGGCCTCATCATGCTGCCGGCATTCGGACACGCGACCATGATCCTGCGTGGTGCCGGTATTGGCGTATTGCTGACGGCGGCCGTGCTGGTGTGGGCGGCCGACATCGGCGCCTATTTCGTTGGCAAGGCCATCGGGCGGCGCAAGCTCGCTCCGTCTATCAGCCCGGGCAAGTCCTGGGAGGGGGCGATGGGCGGCTGGCTGCTGGCCATGCTGATCGGCCTGAGCCTGGCGGCGACGCATGCGTTTGCGCCGACCTGGTTCTCTGTCATGGCCGACCATGGTGGCCTGGCTTTGGTCGCGCTATTGACCACGCTGCTGGTGGCCGCCAGTATCATCGGTGACCTGTTCGAATCGCTGCTCAAGCGGCAAGTCGGCATAAAGGACAGCAGCCGGCTGTTGCCGGGACATGGTGGCGTGCTGGACCGCATTGACGCCCTGGTGCCGGTGTTTCCGCTGGCGGCCTTGATGGTGACCTATTTCTGA
- the ispC gene encoding 1-deoxy-D-xylulose-5-phosphate reductoisomerase: MHRITILGATGSIGESTLDVVRRHADRYAVHALTAHRQVQKLAASCIEFRPARAVVGTPEAAKELEGLLRAAGVTTEVSHGEAALESVASDAQTDSVMAAIVGAAGLRPTLAAARAGKRVLLANKEALVMSGRIFMDAVREHGATLLPIDSEHNAIFQCLPASDQRYRAGVAKVVLTASGGPFRTRDPSTLHDITPDQACAHPNWVMGRKISVDSATMMNKGLEVIEAHWLFAAPAEHIEVLIHPQSIVHSMVAYRDGSVLAQLGNPDMRTPIAYGLAYPERIDAGVSPLDLALAGALTFEKPDLARFPCLALAFDALRAGGVAPAVLNAANEVAVEAFLEGGIRFTDIARVVGNVLESTPNSVADSLESVLDADHRARQAARACLQELTTRTPR, from the coding sequence ATGCATCGAATTACCATCCTCGGCGCTACCGGCTCGATCGGTGAAAGCACGCTTGACGTGGTGCGGCGCCATGCCGACCGGTATGCCGTGCATGCCCTGACCGCGCACCGGCAGGTGCAGAAGCTGGCGGCGAGTTGCATCGAGTTCCGGCCCGCCCGCGCCGTCGTGGGAACGCCGGAAGCCGCGAAGGAGCTGGAAGGGCTGCTGCGCGCGGCCGGTGTCACGACCGAAGTCAGTCACGGCGAGGCCGCACTGGAGTCGGTCGCGAGCGACGCGCAGACAGACTCGGTCATGGCGGCGATCGTCGGCGCGGCGGGTCTGCGTCCGACCCTGGCGGCGGCCCGGGCGGGCAAGCGCGTGCTGCTTGCAAACAAGGAAGCGCTCGTCATGTCCGGGCGCATCTTCATGGACGCGGTGCGCGAACATGGTGCCACGCTGCTGCCGATCGACAGCGAGCACAACGCCATCTTCCAGTGCCTGCCGGCGAGCGATCAGCGCTATCGGGCCGGCGTGGCCAAGGTCGTGCTGACTGCGTCGGGCGGTCCGTTCCGTACGCGTGATCCGTCGACGCTGCATGACATCACCCCCGACCAGGCCTGCGCCCATCCCAACTGGGTCATGGGTCGCAAGATCTCCGTGGACTCGGCAACCATGATGAACAAGGGCCTGGAGGTGATCGAGGCCCACTGGCTGTTCGCGGCGCCGGCCGAGCATATCGAAGTGCTGATTCATCCACAAAGCATCGTGCACTCGATGGTTGCCTACCGGGACGGTTCGGTGCTCGCGCAGTTGGGGAATCCGGACATGCGCACGCCGATCGCCTATGGCCTGGCCTACCCCGAGCGGATCGATGCCGGCGTTTCCCCGTTGGACCTGGCACTGGCCGGTGCCCTGACTTTCGAGAAGCCCGACCTGGCGCGTTTCCCGTGTCTGGCGCTAGCCTTCGACGCACTGCGCGCGGGCGGCGTGGCGCCTGCGGTGCTGAACGCCGCCAATGAGGTGGCTGTCGAGGCATTCCTCGAGGGCGGCATCCGGTTTACCGACATCGCACGGGTGGTTGGCAACGTGCTGGAAAGTACACCTAACAGCGTGGCCGATTCGCTGGAAAGCGTGCTGGATGCGGACCACAGGGCGCGACAGGCAGCTCGCGCATGTCTGCAGGAACTGACAACAAGGACCCCGCGCTGA
- the rseP gene encoding RIP metalloprotease RseP — protein MQTVIAFVVALCVLIFVHEMGHYLAARACGVKVLRFSIGFGRPLLRWISKGRDRTEWTVAAIPLGGYVKMLDERERDPAHDAPIDPAELPRAFNRQPVAKRFVIVAAGPLANFALAIVLYFALFTGGMREPAPILAAPASGTMAAQAGVREGDRVLSLQANGREEAVRSWNELRMAVFAEGFGDARAVLRVRGADGRERDLTVARLPSTGSNPELDPLAVLGLSLKGGPVTITEVLPGSAAERAGLKPGDRVVAWQGAPLTQATELIKAVRAQPGQRVSLGIERSGRRLDIPVTLDSARPREGEAPGTAPAGKLGAALSQAVQMETVRYAPAQALARAAGQVWSTSVLSLKLLGKMLVGQASLQNLSGPLTVADYAGRAAHLGVQAFVSFLALVSVSLGVLNLLPIPVLDGGHLLYYCVEFLTGRPVPDHWQAMLQKVGIACILLLTSLALFNDVSRMFLANG, from the coding sequence ATGCAAACCGTAATCGCCTTTGTCGTCGCCCTCTGCGTACTGATCTTCGTGCACGAGATGGGCCACTACCTTGCCGCGCGCGCTTGCGGAGTCAAGGTGCTGCGGTTCTCGATCGGCTTCGGCCGGCCGCTGCTGCGCTGGATTTCCAAGGGAAGAGACCGCACGGAATGGACCGTCGCTGCCATTCCGCTGGGCGGCTACGTCAAGATGCTGGACGAGCGCGAGCGGGATCCCGCGCATGATGCGCCGATCGACCCGGCCGAGCTGCCGCGCGCTTTCAACCGGCAGCCCGTGGCCAAGCGCTTTGTCATTGTCGCTGCGGGGCCGCTGGCCAATTTCGCACTGGCGATCGTCCTGTACTTCGCTCTATTTACCGGCGGAATGCGTGAGCCCGCGCCGATCCTTGCCGCCCCCGCAAGCGGGACCATGGCTGCCCAAGCGGGCGTGCGCGAAGGCGATCGGGTGCTGTCGCTGCAGGCCAACGGGCGCGAAGAAGCCGTGCGTTCCTGGAACGAACTGCGCATGGCGGTATTCGCCGAAGGCTTTGGGGATGCGCGGGCCGTGCTGCGCGTGCGCGGTGCAGACGGCCGCGAGCGCGACCTGACGGTGGCTCGGCTGCCCAGTACCGGCAGCAATCCTGAGCTGGATCCACTTGCCGTGCTGGGCCTGTCGCTGAAGGGCGGCCCCGTGACGATCACCGAAGTCCTGCCCGGTTCCGCCGCGGAACGAGCCGGCCTGAAGCCGGGCGATCGGGTGGTGGCGTGGCAGGGCGCGCCACTCACCCAGGCGACGGAGCTCATCAAGGCGGTGCGTGCACAGCCGGGCCAGCGCGTGTCGCTGGGCATCGAGCGCAGCGGCCGGCGCCTGGATATTCCGGTAACGCTCGACAGCGCGCGTCCCCGCGAGGGCGAGGCCCCTGGAACGGCGCCGGCTGGCAAGCTTGGCGCCGCGCTCAGCCAGGCGGTGCAGATGGAAACCGTGCGCTATGCGCCGGCACAGGCCCTGGCCCGCGCCGCCGGGCAAGTCTGGAGCACCAGCGTCCTTTCGCTGAAGCTGCTCGGCAAGATGCTGGTCGGACAGGCCTCGCTACAGAATCTGAGCGGCCCGCTGACCGTCGCGGACTACGCGGGACGTGCCGCCCACCTCGGGGTGCAGGCCTTCGTCAGCTTCCTGGCGCTGGTCAGCGTCAGCCTCGGCGTGCTGAATTTGTTACCTATTCCGGTTCTGGATGGGGGGCATTTGCTGTATTATTGCGTGGAATTTTTGACTGGCAGGCCCGTCCCAGACCACTGGCAGGCAATGCTGCAGAAGGTAGGCATCGCCTGCATCTTGCTCCTGACTTCGCTCGCTTTGTTCAATGACGTCAGCCGGATGTTCCTGGCCAATGGCTAG
- the bamA gene encoding outer membrane protein assembly factor BamA, which translates to MESKRGSKLIRHKRISLGLLASAIISAWSPAGWAADPFVVKDIRVEGLQRVEPGTVFGYLPVRVGETFTDDKGADAIRALYNTGFFKDVQIRAEDGVLVVQVEERPAISQLEFVGIKEFDKDTLRRSLRAVGVAEARYYDKALIDKAEQELKRQYVARGYYAADVQTTVTPVDRNRVSVVFNVEEGPVAKIKQINIVGNKAFKESTLRDEMQLSTPNWLSWYTKNDLYSKQKLTADLEALRSYYLNRGYLEFSIESTQVSITPDKKDIYLTLNIKEGEQYKVSDIRLAGELLGKQEEMEKLLQLKKGDIFSSEKLTASTKSITDLLGTYGYAFTTINPQPQIDQEKREVALTLMVDPGRRVYVRRVNVVGNSKTRDEVVRREMRQMESSWFDSEKLQQSQARINRTGYFTDTNITTEDVPGAPDQVDVNVNVTEKPTGQISLGVGFSSTDKLVLQAGLRQDNVFGSGTSLGLDVNTAKSFRTIALTQYDPYFTVDGISRSTDIYYRTSRPLYYTGDQDYKIETAGGGFKFGVPFSEVDTVFFGIGYEWTRISVSPNTPSQYVKFLHDINKLPAGQTVGTASPINNFPFTIGWARDRRDSALVPTKGPYTQANLEVGIPGGDVQYYRASVQQQYFYPLSKAFTLALNGEVAYGHGYGNTPFPVYKYFYAGGIGSVRGYQTSTLGPKDQNGNPVGGASKMIGNVEFIFPLPGSGVDRTLRLFTFFDFGNVYQEGAPLSFSELKYSTGFGMSWLSPIGPLKISMGFPLKKDVTDKVQRFQFQIGTAF; encoded by the coding sequence ATGGAATCAAAGAGGGGATCAAAGTTGATCAGACATAAGCGCATCTCGCTGGGCTTGCTCGCGAGTGCCATTATTTCGGCCTGGAGCCCGGCGGGCTGGGCCGCCGATCCGTTCGTTGTCAAGGACATCCGCGTTGAGGGCCTGCAACGCGTGGAACCGGGTACGGTCTTTGGCTACCTTCCCGTCCGCGTCGGCGAGACGTTCACCGACGACAAGGGTGCCGATGCCATCCGCGCCCTGTACAACACCGGCTTCTTCAAGGACGTGCAGATCCGCGCCGAAGACGGCGTGCTGGTCGTCCAGGTGGAAGAGCGCCCGGCCATTTCGCAGCTCGAATTCGTCGGCATCAAGGAATTCGACAAGGACACGCTGCGCCGCTCGCTGCGAGCCGTGGGCGTTGCCGAAGCGCGCTACTACGACAAGGCCCTGATCGACAAGGCCGAGCAGGAACTCAAGCGCCAGTACGTGGCCCGTGGCTATTATGCGGCCGACGTGCAGACCACGGTGACGCCGGTGGACCGCAACCGCGTGTCAGTGGTGTTCAACGTGGAAGAAGGCCCGGTCGCCAAGATCAAGCAGATCAATATCGTCGGCAACAAGGCATTCAAGGAAAGCACGCTGCGCGACGAGATGCAGCTGTCCACGCCGAACTGGCTGTCCTGGTACACCAAGAACGACCTCTACTCCAAGCAGAAGCTCACGGCTGACCTGGAAGCGCTGCGCTCGTACTACCTGAACCGCGGCTACCTGGAATTCTCCATCGAGTCGACCCAGGTGTCGATCACGCCGGACAAGAAGGACATCTACCTGACGCTGAACATCAAGGAAGGCGAGCAGTACAAGGTGTCCGATATCCGCCTGGCCGGCGAACTGCTCGGCAAGCAGGAGGAAATGGAAAAGCTGCTGCAGCTGAAGAAGGGCGATATTTTCTCGTCCGAGAAGCTGACGGCTAGCACCAAGTCCATTACCGACCTGCTCGGCACCTATGGTTATGCGTTCACCACGATCAACCCGCAGCCGCAGATCGACCAGGAAAAGCGCGAAGTCGCGCTGACGCTGATGGTCGACCCGGGCCGCCGCGTGTACGTGCGCCGCGTCAATGTGGTTGGCAACAGCAAGACCCGCGACGAAGTGGTGCGCCGTGAAATGCGCCAGATGGAAAGCTCCTGGTTCGACAGCGAAAAGCTGCAGCAGTCGCAGGCGCGTATCAACCGCACGGGCTACTTCACCGACACCAACATCACCACGGAAGACGTGCCGGGCGCGCCTGACCAGGTCGATGTGAACGTCAATGTGACCGAAAAGCCGACCGGCCAGATCAGCCTTGGCGTGGGCTTCTCGTCCACGGACAAGCTCGTGCTGCAGGCAGGCCTGCGCCAGGACAACGTGTTCGGCTCGGGCACCAGCCTGGGTCTGGACGTGAACACGGCCAAGTCTTTCCGTACCATCGCGCTGACGCAGTACGACCCGTACTTCACGGTGGACGGCATCAGCCGCTCGACCGATATCTACTACCGTACGTCCCGCCCGCTGTACTACACCGGCGACCAGGACTACAAGATCGAAACGGCCGGTGGCGGCTTCAAGTTCGGCGTGCCGTTCTCGGAAGTCGACACCGTGTTCTTCGGCATCGGCTACGAATGGACCCGTATCTCGGTCTCGCCGAATACGCCGAGCCAGTACGTGAAGTTCCTTCACGACATCAACAAGCTCCCGGCCGGACAGACCGTGGGCACGGCCTCGCCGATCAACAACTTCCCGTTCACGATCGGCTGGGCGCGTGACCGCCGTGACTCGGCGCTGGTTCCGACCAAGGGCCCCTACACCCAGGCGAACCTGGAAGTCGGGATCCCGGGCGGGGACGTGCAGTACTACCGTGCCAGCGTGCAGCAGCAGTACTTCTATCCGCTTTCGAAGGCCTTTACGCTCGCGCTTAACGGTGAAGTCGCCTATGGCCACGGCTATGGCAATACGCCGTTCCCGGTGTACAAGTACTTCTACGCCGGCGGTATCGGTTCGGTGCGCGGCTACCAGACCAGCACGCTGGGCCCGAAGGACCAGAACGGCAACCCGGTGGGTGGTGCGTCCAAGATGATCGGTAACGTGGAATTCATCTTCCCGCTGCCGGGTTCGGGCGTGGACCGCACGCTGCGCCTGTTCACCTTCTTTGACTTCGGTAACGTCTACCAGGAAGGTGCGCCGCTGTCGTTCAGCGAGCTGAAGTACTCCACCGGTTTCGGCATGTCGTGGCTGTCGCCGATCGGCCCGCTCAAGATCAGCATGGGCTTCCCGCTGAAGAAGGATGTAACCGACAAGGTTCAGCGCTTCCAGTTCCAGATTGGCACCGCGTTCTGA
- a CDS encoding OmpH family outer membrane protein, giving the protein MNTKSKLVKTLSAAAVAAAALCAAAPATAQEARIAAVNSERILRDSQPAKAAQVKLEQEFSKRDRELQDMAQKIKSMADKLDKDTAVLADSDRQRRQREVADLDREFQRKQREFREDLNQRRNEELAQVLERANRVIRSLAEQRKYDLIVQEAVYVNPRIDITDDVMKALNAGGK; this is encoded by the coding sequence ATGAATACAAAATCTAAATTGGTCAAGACCCTGAGCGCCGCCGCCGTGGCCGCTGCGGCACTGTGCGCCGCGGCACCGGCCACGGCCCAGGAAGCCCGTATTGCCGCCGTGAATTCCGAGCGCATCCTGCGCGATTCGCAGCCCGCCAAGGCTGCGCAGGTCAAGCTGGAGCAAGAGTTCTCCAAGCGCGACCGCGAACTGCAGGACATGGCCCAGAAGATCAAGAGCATGGCCGACAAGCTGGACAAGGACACGGCCGTGCTGGCCGATTCCGACCGCCAGCGTCGTCAGCGTGAAGTCGCGGACCTGGACCGCGAGTTCCAGCGCAAGCAACGCGAGTTCCGCGAGGACCTGAACCAGCGCCGCAATGAGGAACTGGCCCAGGTGCTCGAGCGCGCCAACCGGGTGATCCGCTCGCTTGCCGAGCAGCGCAAGTACGACCTGATCGTGCAGGAAGCGGTGTATGTGAACCCGCGCATCGACATCACCGACGACGTGATGAAGGCGCTGAACGCTGGCGGCAAGTAA
- the lpxD gene encoding UDP-3-O-(3-hydroxymyristoyl)glucosamine N-acyltransferase, with amino-acid sequence MQTPTLGQLATENGAQVVGDPDLAIVGLAPLDQAGPGELSFLSNPLYLLQALASKASAVIVSAQDLERIRAEGQADGRNWLVARNPYVCFARIAQRFDKANSDARTGIDPRASIAQGVTVPASCFIGPNVVIESGARIGERVRILANSFVGANAEIGDDSLIYANVSIYHHCVVGARAILHSGVVIGADGFGFAPDIGPAGVEYVKIPQTGRAVLGNDVEVGANTAIDRGAMADTVIEDGCKIDNQVQIAHNVRVGARTVIAGCAAVSGSTRIGRFCVIGGAANFSGHLTIADRTTVSGGTSITKSITKPGGHFTSVFPFLPHGEWERNAAIVRGLTRLRERVMQLERRLRGQSAGTQTSQD; translated from the coding sequence ATGCAGACACCCACACTGGGGCAGCTCGCCACCGAGAACGGCGCGCAGGTTGTGGGTGATCCCGACCTCGCGATCGTCGGCCTGGCTCCGCTGGACCAGGCCGGTCCCGGCGAACTCTCGTTTCTCTCCAATCCGCTCTACCTTTTGCAGGCGCTGGCTTCCAAGGCAAGCGCGGTGATCGTGTCGGCACAGGACCTGGAGCGCATCCGCGCCGAAGGGCAGGCCGATGGCCGCAACTGGCTCGTGGCACGCAATCCCTATGTTTGCTTCGCCCGGATCGCGCAGCGCTTTGACAAGGCCAATAGCGACGCGCGCACGGGCATCGACCCGCGCGCCAGTATTGCCCAGGGCGTTACCGTTCCGGCTTCGTGCTTTATCGGGCCGAACGTGGTCATCGAATCCGGGGCGCGCATTGGCGAGCGCGTGCGTATCCTGGCCAACAGCTTCGTCGGCGCCAACGCGGAGATCGGCGACGATTCGCTGATCTACGCCAACGTCTCGATCTACCACCATTGCGTGGTCGGCGCGCGCGCGATCCTGCACAGCGGCGTCGTGATCGGTGCCGATGGGTTCGGCTTTGCGCCGGACATCGGTCCCGCCGGCGTCGAGTACGTGAAGATTCCGCAAACCGGCCGGGCAGTGCTTGGCAACGATGTCGAAGTCGGCGCCAATACCGCTATCGACCGCGGCGCGATGGCCGATACCGTGATCGAAGACGGCTGCAAGATCGACAACCAGGTCCAGATCGCGCACAACGTGCGGGTCGGCGCGCGTACGGTGATTGCAGGCTGTGCCGCGGTCTCGGGCAGCACGCGCATCGGGCGCTTCTGCGTGATCGGCGGTGCCGCGAATTTCTCGGGGCACCTGACGATTGCCGATCGCACCACGGTGTCGGGCGGGACCTCGATCACCAAATCCATTACCAAGCCCGGTGGCCACTTCACCAGCGTGTTCCCGTTCCTGCCGCATGGCGAATGGGAACGCAACGCCGCGATCGTGCGTGGCCTGACCAGGCTGCGTGAACGCGTCATGCAACTGGAGCGCCGCCTGCGCGGCCAGTCAGCCGGGACCCAAACCTCACAAGACTAA